A window of Desulfuromonas sp. genomic DNA:
GTGAAAGTTATGCCGTACAACGGATCCGCGGCGAAGAACTGCGTGTCAAGGAAGTGGAGATCGAATAGATGTGTATTGACTGCGGCTGTGCCGAAAAACAGACCCACAACCATGATCATGAACACGACTCGAGTCGAACGGTCAGCGTCGGTGAAAGCCTGCTTGCCAAAAACGACCGCTTGGCCGCCAAGAATCGGGAGCTGTTCAAACGCTCCGGACTGCTTGCCCTCAACCTGGTCAGTTCCCCCGGTTCGGGCAAAACCACCCTGCTTGAGAAAACCCTCTCCGAGCGCAAGGAGAAGTTCGTTTTCGCCGTCCTTGAAGGTGACCAGCAGACCAGCAACGACGCCGATCGCATCGCAGCTACCGGAGTACCGGTACACCAGATCAATACCGGGGCCGGCTGTCATCTCGACGCCCACATGGTCGGCCACGGAGTCGAGCATTTCGACCTTGATGCAACCGATATCCTGCTGATTGAAAACGTTGGCAACCTGGTCTGTCCCGCCGCCTTCGATCTCGGCGAAGAGTTCAAGGTCGCCGTACTCTCAACCACCGAAGGGGAAGACAAACCGGCCAAGTATCCGCAAATGTTCCGGGCCGCAGAGGTTATGGTCATCAACAAGATCGATCTGCTGCCGCACCTCGATTTCGATATTGAGAAATGCCGTGATTATGCTCTCAAGGTCAATCCTGAGCTGACCATTTTTGAGCTTTCCTGCCGCAGCGGTGAAGGACTTGATCAATGGTATGCGTGGCTGGAAGAACAGGCCCGAAACAAAACAGGATCGATTTAACGGAGAAGCGCAGAGACCGGAGAGAAGTTTAGAGTTAAGTCCCTCTCTCCGTT
This region includes:
- the hypB gene encoding hydrogenase accessory protein HypB; the encoded protein is MCIDCGCAEKQTHNHDHEHDSSRTVSVGESLLAKNDRLAAKNRELFKRSGLLALNLVSSPGSGKTTLLEKTLSERKEKFVFAVLEGDQQTSNDADRIAATGVPVHQINTGAGCHLDAHMVGHGVEHFDLDATDILLIENVGNLVCPAAFDLGEEFKVAVLSTTEGEDKPAKYPQMFRAAEVMVINKIDLLPHLDFDIEKCRDYALKVNPELTIFELSCRSGEGLDQWYAWLEEQARNKTGSI